The following coding sequences lie in one Ostrea edulis chromosome 8, xbOstEdul1.1, whole genome shotgun sequence genomic window:
- the LOC130049722 gene encoding uncharacterized protein LOC130049722, translating into MVSSKINNQGMSAEMFATYLNVTNFPFNEFKKGSRIYFEIMFRWKCDDPIKNTVVTLQDILIEMERSDIVEDIRCFDKSQYRVDTEFLGCDEEVSDSDFRTLEQRLSTDYIPLVRFLGLPHHIIQQIEADYSNSIRKRIFMSMKRIATDFKPLRKLELCNGLVYISRKDVIDALHHKWNCVKSTLPCEIPGFSEV; encoded by the coding sequence ATGGTGTCTAGTAAGATTAACAACCAGGGAATGTCAGCAGAAATGTTTGCTACTTACCTCAATGTAACCAACTTTCCATTCAACGAATTTAAAAAAGGATCTCGGATATACTTTGAGATTATGTTTAGATGGAAGTGTGATGATCCAATCAAGAACACCGTTGTTACGTTACAAGACATTCTTATTGAAATGGAAAGATCGGACATCGTCGAAGACATTCGTTGCTTTGATAAATCGCAATACCGAGTTGATACAGAATTCCTAGGGTGTGACGAGGAGGTATCAGATTCAGATTTTAGAACTTTAGAACAGCGTTTATCAACGGACTACATCCCTCTTGTGCGGTTCCTCGGACTCCCACATCACATTATTCAGCAAATAGAGGCTGACTACTCAAATTCCATCCGGAAACGGATATTTATGTCAATGAAGAGAATCGCCACAGATTTCAAACCACTAAGAAAACTGGAACTTTGCAATGGACTCGTGTACATATCTAGAAAAGATGTTATTGACGCCCTCCATCATAAGTGGAATTGCGTCAAGTCTACACTACCCTGTGAAATTCCAGGATTTAGTGAAGTCTAA